Part of the Streptomyces sp. NBC_01460 genome, CCTGCTCGCCGAGGTGGACGCGGTGGTCAAGCCGTACGGGCTGACCTTCGCCCGGTACGAGGCGCTGGTCCTGCTCACCTTCTCGCAGGCCGGTGAGCTGCCGATGTCCAAGATCGGCGAGCGCCTGATGGTCCACCCCACCTCGGTGACGAACACGGTCGACCGGCTGGTGCGCTCGGGACTGGTCGACAAGCGCCCCAACCCCAACGACGGGCGCGGAACCCTCGCCTCCATCACGGACAAGGGGCGCGAGGTCGTCGAGGCGGCCAGCCAGGACCTGATGGAGATGGACTTCGGGCTCGGGGCGTACGACGCGGAGGAGTGCGCCGAGATCTTCGCCATGCTGCGCCCGCTCCGGGTGGCCGCGCAGGACTTCGACGACAAGCGGGAGTGAGGGGC contains:
- a CDS encoding MarR family winged helix-turn-helix transcriptional regulator, whose protein sequence is MPKPLSLPFDPIARAEELWHRRWGPVPSMGAITSIMRAQQILLAEVDAVVKPYGLTFARYEALVLLTFSQAGELPMSKIGERLMVHPTSVTNTVDRLVRSGLVDKRPNPNDGRGTLASITDKGREVVEAASQDLMEMDFGLGAYDAEECAEIFAMLRPLRVAAQDFDDKRE